A section of the Pseudomonas flavescens genome encodes:
- the mraY gene encoding phospho-N-acetylmuramoyl-pentapeptide-transferase has product MLLLLAEYLQQFHKGFAVFQYLTLRGILGVLTALTLSLFLGPWMIRTLQIRQIGQAVRNDGPQSHLSKKGTPTMGGALILSAIAVSTLLWADLSNRYVWVVLIVTLLFGAIGWVDDYRKVIEKNSRGLPSRWKYFWQSVFGLGAATFLYMTAQTPIETTLIVPLLKDVSIPLGIGFVILTYFVIVGSSNAVNLTDGLDGLAILPTVMVGGALGIFCYLSGNVNFSEYLLIPYVPGAGELIVFCGALIGAGLGFLWFNTYPAQVFMGDVGALALGAALGTIAVIVRQEIVLFIMGGVFVMETLSVIIQVASFKLTGKRVFRMAPIHHHFELKGWPEPRVIVRFWIITVILVLIGLATLKLR; this is encoded by the coding sequence ATGCTGCTGCTGCTGGCAGAGTATCTGCAACAGTTCCACAAGGGCTTCGCGGTCTTTCAGTACCTGACGCTGCGCGGGATTCTCGGCGTGCTCACGGCGCTGACACTGTCGCTGTTCCTGGGCCCCTGGATGATCCGTACCCTGCAGATTCGGCAGATCGGTCAGGCCGTGCGCAACGACGGCCCGCAGTCGCACCTGTCGAAGAAAGGCACGCCGACCATGGGCGGTGCGCTGATCCTCTCGGCGATCGCCGTCAGCACCCTGTTGTGGGCTGACCTGAGCAACCGTTACGTGTGGGTGGTGCTGATCGTTACCCTGCTGTTCGGTGCCATCGGTTGGGTCGACGACTACCGCAAGGTGATCGAAAAGAATTCCCGGGGTCTGCCTAGCCGCTGGAAGTACTTCTGGCAGTCGGTGTTCGGCCTGGGCGCGGCGACCTTCCTTTATATGACTGCGCAGACGCCGATCGAGACCACCCTGATCGTGCCGTTGCTCAAGGATGTCAGCATCCCGCTGGGCATCGGTTTCGTGATCCTGACCTACTTCGTCATCGTCGGCTCCAGCAACGCGGTTAACCTGACCGATGGCCTCGATGGCCTGGCCATTCTGCCAACCGTCATGGTCGGTGGCGCCCTGGGCATCTTCTGCTACCTGTCGGGCAACGTGAATTTCTCCGAGTACCTGCTGATTCCCTATGTGCCGGGGGCGGGTGAGCTGATCGTGTTCTGCGGTGCGCTGATTGGCGCCGGCCTGGGCTTCCTGTGGTTCAACACCTACCCAGCGCAGGTGTTCATGGGCGACGTGGGTGCGCTGGCGCTGGGCGCTGCACTGGGCACAATCGCCGTGATCGTGCGTCAGGAAATCGTGCTGTTCATCATGGGCGGCGTATTCGTCATGGAAACCCTGTCGGTGATCATCCAGGTCGCCAGCTTCAAGCTGACCGGCAAGCGCGTGTTCCGCATGGCACCGATTCACCACCATTTCGAGTTGAAGGGTTGGCCCGAACCACGGGTCATCGTTCGTTTCTGGATCATCACCGTCATTCTGGTGTTGATCGGCCTCGCTACTTTGAAACTGCGTTGA